The Flammeovirga pectinis genomic interval ATTCAACTTCGTAGTTACCAAATTGATGTCTAAGATTATACACTATATCTTCTGCTCTGCTTCTATCTCTTCCAGAGTAAACTAAAATTCTATAGACTGGAATACCTCCTAAATCTCTTGCAGATAGATGTGCTAATACTGAATCAACTTCAGAGTTTACATAACCATCAGGTAAATCATTATCATCAGATATTACAACGTCTTGGGGAGTTGATGTAGTATCTTCTTTATTATCTGCCTTTGGCATATACGCAGACAAATCTGAATCAATTAACTCTACAGATGTTTTTGTACTTGCTGTTTGCGAAGGCTTACAAGCAAATGTACTCATCAAAACAACTAGAAGAGCGTACTTTATTAATAGTTTCATTTTTATTTAAATGTTATGAACCCCAAAGTTAAGCATTTTATTAAAAAGTAAAATAATGAAAAGAGGATACCTTAAATGATTTTAAGATACCCTCCTTAATTATTTTCAAAACTTACTTTCGATTAACCTTCGATAATCACGCAAGCTCCATTTAAAACGTCGTTTTCAACAGATTTGAATTTTACGTCTTTTTTAACTGTACCGTCTTTATATTTAGCAGTAACTCTATCATTACGCTGAT includes:
- a CDS encoding SPOR domain-containing protein — protein: MKLLIKYALLVVLMSTFACKPSQTASTKTSVELIDSDLSAYMPKADNKEDTTSTPQDVVISDDNDLPDGYVNSEVDSVLAHLSARDLGGIPVYRILVYSGRDRSRAEDIVYNLRHQFGNYEVELTFEQPNYKVRAGYYFDRLTAHGVHTSIKKKYKSAFLIQEKMNVDEISRRIKRANDAKEAALGSLDEDNK